The nucleotide sequence CTGCACTCCCACTGCACCCCCCTTTCGTGCCCACTGTACTCCTATTGCACCCCGCTTGCATGCCCACTGCACCCCATTGCACCCCCTTGCACGCCCACTGTGCACCCATTGCCTGCCTGCTGCACTCCCATTGCACCCCGCTTGCACACCCACTGCACCCCATTGCACCCCACTTGCATGCCCACTGCACCTCATTGCACCCCTTTTGCACACCCACTGTGCACCCACTGCCTGCCTGCTGCATCCCGTAGCGCCCCACTGCCTACGCCCCTTGCACGCCCATTGCACGCCCGCTGCACCCTGCTGCGCCCAGTTGCGTGCTCACCTGCTGCACgtccgccgcggcggccccggggccgctgacccccacccctccccaccccacccgcCCGCAGGGTGCAGCTGGCCGTGAACCGCCGCACGGAGGAAGCCGTGGCCGTGAAGATCGTGGACATGAAGCGGGCGGCCGACTGCCCGGAGAACATCAAGAAGGAGATCTGCATCAACAAGATGCTCAACCACGAGAACGTCGTGCGCTTCTACGGGCACCGGCGGGAGGGCGCCACGCAGTACCTCTTCCTCGAGTACTGCAGCGGCGGCGAGCTCTTCGACCGCATCGGTacgccggccgccgcggcccggcccgcagcaCCGTGGCCACGTTCGGCCTGCGATTCGCTTTCCCGTGCTGCATTTTGTGTTTAAGCATCTTGCACTGAAGCATTTCGCTTTTTGCGTTCAACCATTTTTTTCCCGAATGTTTGCGGTTTGCACATCGGCGTTTTGTAGTTTGCAGTTAAACGCTTTTACGCTTTGCGTGTCTGCAGTTTGCCACTCGCATGTAAACATCTTGCAGGTTTTTGCagcttatattttaatatttggcCGTTTGCATTTAAGCACTTCTGCGATCTTTCGCAGCTTGCGTTGCAGCATTTTGCCAATTGCATTTAAGCACTTCTGCGATCTTTCGCAGCTTGCGTTGCAGCATTTTGCCAATTGCATTTAAGCACTTCTGCGATCTTTCGCAGCTTGCGTTGCAGCATTTTGCCAATTGCATTTAAGCACTTCTGCGATCTTTCGCAGCTTGCGTTGCAGCATTTTGCCAATTGCATTTAAGCACTTCTGCGATCTTTCGCAGCTTGCGTTGCAGCACATTGGCAAATTTTGGCATTTCGGCGCTGCACGCTGGCACATCCTTGCAAACcggggggtgtgtgtgtgttggggggggggggatagtGGCCAGAAAGCGGCCGCTGCCGCTCACGCCGCCCCTTTGCCTTTGCGCAGAGCCCGATGTCGGCATGCCCGAGGCGGAGGCGCGGCGGTTCTTCCAGCAGCTCATCGCCGGCGTGGTGagtgccgccgccgccgccgctgctcgcggcgccctgccgccgccgccgccaaccCGCCGCCACCGTCTCGCCCCCCTCGCAGGTCTATCTGCACAGCATCGGCATCACCCACCGCGACATCAAGCCCGAAAACCTGCTGCTGGACGAGCGAGGTAGGGGcagcgccgccagcgccgctTCCCCCCACCCGCCGCCGCCTTTTCgctttgcttctctctctctcttttttttttttttttaattttatttcgCCCAGACAACCTCAAAATCTCCGATTTCGGCCTGGCCACCGTCTTCAAGCACAACGGCCGCGAGCGGCGCCTCAACAAGATGTGCGGCACCCTGCCCTACGTGGCGCCCGAGCTGCTGCGGCGCGCCGACTTCCGCGCCGAGCCCGTCGACGTCTGGGCCTGCGGCATCGTGCTCACAGCCATGCTGGCCGGAGGTGACGCGggcggggggaaaaaaaagggaaaaaaaaacccaccgTATTGCCTCGTTCCCGGttgcttttgcatttgcaaCACCCCGTGGTTTTTGTgcattgcaatattttaaagcGTGCAAAGACTGGGTGCatttagtaggaaaaaaaaaaccacagtagCACCCACTCCCCGTTACTTCTGCATTTGCAGTTCCCCGGCGGCTATTGTgcattgcaatattttaaagcatgcaAAGACTGGGTGCatttagtaggaaaaaaaaaacagtagcgCCCGCTCCCCGttgcttttgcatttgcaaCTCCCCGGTGGTTTTTGTGCATTGCGATTTTTTAAAGGATGCAAAGACTGGGTGCATTTAGTAGGAAAAAAGCTACAGTAGCACCCACTCcctgtttgtttttgcatttgcaaCTCCCCGGTGGCTTTTTGTGCATTGCAGTGTTTTAAAGGATGCAAAGACTGGGTAGAAAAACGGGTGGGAGCATCTCGCAGCCTTTTTCCGCTGAGGTTTTTCCCTGCTTGGGGCCGGGTGGAGGGGGGGTTAAAAAAGGCGGCGTGACCGAGGGGGTTTTTcctctgctggcagagctgccctgggaCCAGCCCAGCGACAACTGCCAGGAATACAGCgactggaaggagaaaaaaacctaCTTGTCCCCTTGGAAAAAAATCGACTCGGCGCCCTTGGGTACGCGGCGCGCTGCGAGGCCCCccctaaaaaaacaaaaaaaaaaaatgcaaaatgcaaaaaaatggaggggaaaaaagagccgggcgctgcgggattttttgggggggtggggagtgGGGAGGATTTTGGTTCCGCAAAGCCTCGGCCGGTTTCTCCGCAGCGCTGCTGCACAAGATCCTGGCGGAGAGCCCGGCGGCGAGGATCACCGTGGCCGACATCGGCAAGGACCGCTGGTACAGCCGGCCGGCCAAGAGGGGTgagcgcgcggcgccggcggcgtccccccaccccagcgCACCCTGGGGTGCCGCCGGCGGCTCACCGGGCGCCCCTTTGCCTCGGCAGGCGGCGAGCGGGCCGGCGGCGACTCGCCGGGCGGCGGCAAGCGCGGGCGCTCCGAGACGGGCTCCGAGACGCTAAGGTCggcaaaaaaaaaccaaaaaaaaaccaaaaaaaaaaaaaaaaaaccaaaaaaccccaaatcaatACCggccttttctcccctcctggcCCCCCGAACCCCGCTCCGCGTCGCAGTGAGGAGAAGGCGAGTTACTCCACGTCGCAGCCCGAACCCGGCACCGGCGCGGCGCTCTGGGACGGCGGCCCGGCCGCCATCGACAAGCTCGTGCAAGGCATCAGCTTCTCGCAGCCGGCGTGCGCCGAGCACATGCTGGTGAACAGCCAGCTGCTGGGCACCCCCGGCTCCTCGCAggtgccgccgccggccgcggcgcgacTTGGCGGGGCGGGGAGCTGCGGGCTGCGCCGTCGCCCTGTGTGGGGTGCAGCTTTGCAACATAAGCACTGGCAGGATGCAACTTTGCAGCATGCAGGATGCAACTTTGCAGGGTCTGTGATATCAAGGTGCAACGTTGCCCTGTTTGGGGTGCAACTTTGCAACATAAGCACTGGCAGGATGCAACTTTGCAGGGTCTATGATATCGAGGTGCAACGTCGCCCTGTTTGGGGTGCAACTTTGCAACATAAGCACTGGCAGGATGCAACTTAGCAGCATGCAGGATGCAACTTTGCAGGGTCTGTGATATCGAGGTTCAACGTTGCCCTGTTTGGGGTGCAACTTTGCAACATAAGCACTGGCAGGATGCAACTTTGCAGCATGCAACTTTGCAGCATGCAGGATGCAACTTTGCAGGGTCTGTGATACCGAGGTGCAACGTTGCCCTGTTTGGGGTGCAACTTCGCAATACGGGCGCTACTGGGATGCAACTTTGCAGTATCCAGGATGCCACTTGGCGCTATTTATAGTACTGTGGTGCAGTTTTGCAATATTTGGGATGcaactttgcaaaaaaaaaaaaaatatatatatatataagtaaatatatatatatatatatatatatatatatatatatatatatatatatatatatacacgcactGGCAGGGTGCAAATTTGCAGTGCCTGTTATATACAGGTTGCAACTTTGCAATATTGGGGCTGCAACTCTGCCGATGTttggcagcggcgcggcgcgagcgggcgggcggggggggggctcggGCGCCGGCAGGGTGCCGGGCAGCTCGCGGCCCCGAGCCGGCGGGCTGATGGCGCCGGCGGGGCCCTCCGCAGAGCCCGTGGCAGCGCCTGGTGAAGCGGATGACGCGGTTCTTCACCAAGCTGGACGCCGACTGCTCGTACCGGACCCTCAGGGAGGTGTGCGAGAAGATGGGCTACGGCTGGAAGAAGAGCTGCACGAACCAGGTGGGGCCCGGGACCCCCCCCTTTTGCCAGCACCCCCCCGCCGGGGAGGAGCAGCCCCACAGCCGCCCCTGCCCTTCCCGCTGCTCCTCCGCAGGTCACCGTCTCCACCACCGACCGGAGGAACAACAAGCTCATCTTCAAGGTGAACCTGGTGGAGATGGAGAGCAAGATCCTGGTGGACTTTCGCCTCTCCAAGGTGAGGCGGGAGGGAGCGAAAGCGTCGCGGCGCGGGTGAAGGGGCCGCGGGCCACGGCCCGGTGGCTGCGGGGTGGCGCGAGGCGCTGCGGGGTGCTGCGGGGTGCCGCGGGACATCGCGGAGCAGTGCCAGGTGGGTGCAACGTGGCGCAGGGAAGGTGCAGAACGCGGTGCAAGgcgggggcggagcggcgcgcggcggcgccgggcgctgcaGAGCGCGGCTGCCTCGCCCCGCGTGGCGCCCGCCTTGCACCCAGGCGGGCGCAGGGTGAGGCAACACGAGGTGGGGTGGGGCGAGATGGGTGCAGCGTGGCGCTGGGGGGGTGGCAGCGTGGCGCGAAGCAGTTGCAAGGTGGCACAAGGTGGTACAACACGGTGCAAGGTGGGTGCAGCATGGTGCAAGGGGGGTGCAGCATGGTGCAAGGGGGGTGCAGCGTGGTGCAAGGCAATTGCAAGGTGGTGCAACGTGGTGCGAGGTGAGCGCAGCATGGTGCAAGGCGGCGCAAGATACTGCAAGGCAGCGCGAGGCGGCCGCAAGGTGGTGCAAGGTGGGTGCAGCGTGGTGCAAGGTGGGTGCAAGCTGCTGCAGCACGGTGCAAGGCGATGCAACGTCCAGCGTGTGCGAGGTGGGTGCAGCGTGGCGCAAGGTGGTGCCATGGGGTGCAAGGTGGGTGCAGCATGATGCAAGGCGATGCAACGTCCAACGTGTGCGAGGTGGGTGCAGCATGGTGTAAGGTGGTGCCACAGGGTGCAAGGTGGGTACAGCACGGTGCAAGATGGGTGCAAGGTGGTGCCACGGGGTGCAAGGTGGGTGCAGCATGGTGCAAGGTGGGTGCAAGCTGCTGCAGCATGGTGCAAGGTGATGTGAAGTCCAATGTGTGCAAGGTGGTGCCACAGGGTGCAAGGTGGGTGCAGCATGGTGCAAGATGGGTGCAAGGTGGTGCCACAGGGTGCAAGGTAGGTGCAGCATGGTGCAAGGCGATGCAATGTCCAGTGTGTGCAAGGTGGGTGCAGCGTGGTGTAAGGCAGGTGCAAGGTCGTACCATGGGGTGCAAGGTGGTGTCACGGGGTGCAAGGCAGGTGCAGTGAGGTGCAAGGTGGGTGCAAGGTGGTGCCACAGGGTGCAAGGTGGGTGCAACATGGTGCAAGGCGATGCAGTGTCCAATGTGTGCAAGGTGGGTGCAGCATGGTGCAAGATGGGTGCAGCGTGGTGTAAGGTAGGTGCAAGGTCGTACCATGGGGTGCAAGGTGGTGTCACGGGGTGCCAGGCGGGtgcagcgcggcgccgggcgggtGCCGGGGCGGCACCGCGGGGGCGTGAGGCGCCGGCTTTGCCCCCACCCCGCCGCTCTCCGCGCCCAGGGCGACGGCTTGGAGTTCAAGCGGCATTTCCTGAAGATCAAGGCCAAGCTGGGCGACGTCGTCAGCGCCCACAAAGTGTGGGTGCCCCCGAGCTgagccgcccgccccggggccgctgcttcctcctcctcctcctccttctcgCCGAGGGAAGAAGCCGCTTTCCCGCGGTCCCTGCCCCTCGGCCTCCCCCGTTTTCCCGGGCGTTTCCCGCGGGCGCTGCGCTCGGGGAGCTTCAGCGCTTGGCGGAGAGGTTTTTAATTGgtttcttaataaaaaagaataaatgcaagaaaataaggCGAAAAGCAGTGGGCAGGGGCGGGCGGCTGCTGCGAGGGGCGAGGAGGGTGTTTTCCCCTCTTTTGgttcttttttggggggcaCTTTTTTTACTACGacaatattttaggaaaataaagtggttttttccctcccccttttttgctctttctctggGGCCGCCGGCCAGAGCCCCGAAAGTCTCTTAAAGCGACTTTAAAGCTGGAGCTTTTAATtcgggggggagggagagggggtAGAGCGGGTTCATGCTAATATACTGGGTGCGTTAACTCTGAAGCCTACTGAGGGCAGCGCGGGTGTCGCGCAGCCCACCCCAGCGTAATGCTGCTCCCGATTTGGCTTTTGGGGCTGAATCTTTTTAGCGCTCGGCTCCTGGCCTCGCCTCGCCCGGCGCTTCCCGCGAccggcccggcgccgggcgccgtGCAGAGGGACCGGTTCGGCCACCtctttttatctctctctctctccctgcgCCCTGGGAGCGGTCGCGAGGGCTGGGACGCGGGCGGCGGGACGCAGGCGCAGGATGCAGCcatccccccccctccccaccccaatGCTGCCCGGCCACATCTGCCGGCCAGATGTGCCCGGAGCCTCCCGGCACCgtggcagctgcagcccagctccCCCCTGACCCCCCCACCCTCGCTCCGGCGCGGAGCTGGCGAGATGCAGCCAGCGGAGAATTTCTCGGGCCAGGTTTTCGCTGCGttggggtcccccccccccggcccgggaAAAGGGGCAAGGAGGGGAGCGGCCCACTGCTCCCAGCTGGCCCGGCTCCGTGGGCTCCGTGGGGTCGGGGAGCCCCCGGGGAGGCTGCTCGGGGCCGTTGGCACCCACCGGGGAGCAGGGTGCAGTTGGCCGGTGCTGGATTTGGGGGGGCAGGAATCAGCATGCGGGGTGCAGAGGTGGGGTGCAGCTGCAGGGTGGAGGGTGCAGGATGAAGGTTTGGGGTGCAGGTGCTGGAGGGAGGGTGCAGATGCAGGGTGCAGGATGCAGATTTGGGATATGGGATGCAGATGTGGGGGGCAGGATGCAGGGGGGCAGGATGCAAGATGGGGGCTGCAGGCTGGAGACCGCCAGATGCAGGGTATGGACGCGGGACACGGATGCAGGACGGACGCGGGACGGGGGGCTCTGGGTGCAGGATGCCGATGTGGGATGTGGCTGGAGGATGCAGGTGCCCAAAGTAGGATAcagggggcaggaggaaggtgCAGATTTGGGAGACAGGTGAAGGCTGCAGGATGCAGATTTGGGATGCGGGATGCAGCTGCCGACGCACAGGTTtaggcggggggggggggagcattGCCCCgtctccttttattttcagctgggAAAACTGGAATTTTCATGTCAACATCCATCCAAAAAACACCGAAATCCAGCAGTTTGCTCTGCCGGCCCCTGGGAAACACCTCCccggggggcagcgggagccGGCAGCCGGGCCCGAGCCGGTGCCCAGGGGCTTTGCGGCCCCCTTTTAATTGGGGGAGCTCGTTAAAAGCAAGAGCCGGGCTGCTGCCGTCAGGCGCTGCCTCGTAAATCCCGGCGTCCCGAGATAAAGGGAACATCTGCGGAGCAGCTCCCGTCGGCTCGGCCGCCttttaaacatatatacatttatactTGCATATAGCAAATATATATCTAAATgcatatagaaaatatatatctgCATAaggcaaatatatatattgatgcatatagcaaaaatatatataatctaGGTGCAtatagcaaaaatatatataatctaGGTGcatatagcatatatatataatatatagatGCAtatagcaaatatatatataatgaggATGCATACagtaatatatacatatagatgCATAtggaaaatatacatatatatatctttatatatgcCTATAGCAAATATATATAAGAGGGTTAAGGCTCATTCCCAGGCTCTGTCGGGGCAAGAAGGGGAAATCCACAGGTTTCTGAACTGCCCCCCTCCGGAAAAGCCCAGCCAGTCCCGGTGACCCGGCCGGCCGGAGGCGGTGGGGAGCGTGGGAAATTTCCCCCCCCAGTTCCCGCGTGGGAAACGGGAGGCCGGTGCGAGCCGCGAGCCAGATCCTCCCGCCGGCCCCTCCAGCCTCACGCGCCGCGCGGGAAAGGGGCCGCGCACCGCGGCAAGAAGGGAAAAGGGTTTTATCCGAAACACATGTTTTCGCCACTCTCGCAGTTATCTGGGATATTTCCTGCGCGTTTGCTCCTCTGGCAACCGGCCCAGCGCGCCAGACCCGTCTACCGGGCCCGCGGATAAGGAACGGCCATATGGTGTCAATCTGAAGGAGCAACTTCTCCCCCCAGCACACTCCGCCACCTCTTTGCTTTGGCACCTTGCACCCACCAGGAGGTGGTGGAGGGGGACCAGCTCTTGCGGGGCACCTTGGACAAGGGGTATGAGCCGAGGACCAAGGGTGAGCTGTGGGCAAGGTGGGTCGGGGCTGAGTCCAAGCAGGGAGGTGCATCTGGATATGGGGCTGGAGCAGCCATCTGAGGTCCGTCTGGAAATGGGGCTGGAGATGAGCTACCCGCGCCATCGGTTGGAGGTCCATCTGGGAGATGTGGCTGGAAACAGGACTGGAGACAAGCTGCCTGCGATGTAACTCCAAGGTCCATCCAGGAGGTGGTGCTGGAAACATGACCAGGGAACAGCTGCCTACAATGTCCATCCAAGGTCCGTCCGGGAGAGAAGGTTGGAAACAGGATGGCAAATAAACTGCCCGTGATGTAACTCCAAGGTCCATCCAGGAgatggagctggaggcagggtTGGAAACAGGTTATCTATAGCACGGAGGTCCATCCAGGAGACAGGCCTGGAGAGGAGCTACCCGAAGCATTGGCCTGAGGTCCATCCAGAGGACGGGGATGGACCCCAAGCTACCTGTGACATTGGCCCGAGGGCCACCCGGGAGGcagggctggagaagagctgcctACAGCCCCAGCCCAAGGTCCTTCCAGAAGACCACGGCCACCACAGCAACGCGGGCGGCGAGGTTCGCACCGGCTCTGGCTGCCAGCGCCGGGGTTACGGAGCGAGCGGGACGCTCCCGGgaatatacataaataaatcaatCAAGAAAAGCACCAAAATTGGGAGGTTTTGCCCCATTCCGGAGGCTCTCGCCTGCCGCCTCGGCCACCCCCCCGCCCGTCCTCCGGGGGCGGCGTTGGTACGTTCCGTGGTGGGGGCGGCGTTGGTACGTTCCGCGGCGGGGGCGTGGCGGGGGCGTGGCGGGGGCGTGGCGGGGGCGTGGCGGGGGCGTGGCGGGGGCGTGGCGGGGGCGTGGCGGGGGCGTGGCGGGGGCGTGGCGGGGGCGTGGCGGGGGCGTGGctcgcggcgggcggcgggggcggggccaggggAGGCGCCGGCGGTCGGTGCGCGCGTGTGTgaggtggaggggggggggggggccggtggctcggctcggctcggctcggctcggcacgggACGGGACGCGACGCGACGCGACGCGATCGGGCCGGGTCCGCACGGGTCGGCCGGCCGGGGCGGTGTTGGATGGAGGCTCCGGTCCGGATCTCCCGCTCTGCCTGGAATGCCCTGGGAAGCCGCCGCCGAACGGGACGGGGCGCTGTGCGAGCCGGGGGCGCGGCGGCTGCGGAGAGGTAacgcgcccggccgcgcccgcGCAGGGGACGGCGGAGGTGCGGGGGCACCGGCTGCCCGGCGacggggagggggctgcgggCCGCCCTGCGCCTCCCTTCCCCCACCGCGGGGGGGCGCCGCCGCTGGGGCCGTGAGGGGGCGCGAGGCGCCGCCGTTGGGGCCGTGAGGGGGCGCGAGGCGCCGCCGTTGAGGCGCGAGGCGCCGCCGTTGGGGCCGTGAGGGGGCGCGAGGCGCCGCCGTTGGGGCCGTGAGGGGGCGCGAGGCGCCGCCGTTGAGGCGCGAGGCGCCGCCGTTGGGGCCGTGAGGGGGCGCGAGGCGCCGCCGTTGGGGCCGTGAGGGGGCGCGAGGCGCCGCCGTTGAGGCGCGAGGCGCCGCCGTTGGGGCGCGAGGCGCCGCCGTTGGGGCCGTGAGGGGGCGCGAGGCGCTGCCGCAGGTGGCGGCGGCGCCTGCTGTCAGGCGGCtcccgcgccccctccccgcgccgcccggcgctCCCCAAGCGTTCAGCGCCGTTGCTGGAGCGGGGGTGGTGGCGGCGGGGCAGCGAgtgtcctcccccccccctccgccccgccaTGCCGCGGAGCCGGCTCCCGCGCCCCCGGATAATAGCGCCGAGGTGATATTATTAATGTGCCCCTTTCACATCAAACTCATTATCGCTGCCTGAAAGAGCCGCATTAGCGTGATCCCCGCTCCCCGATGCCTTTTTGGAGCCCTGGAGACAGCTCGGTGAATGGGGCTGGGAGCTCATTCTGTATTTGATTAAACGGAACAGACTCCTTGCGCCTTACCCCAGCGGGGGCCAGGAGAGCTCTTGATCCCCGAAGCGGCTCGGAGCCCCTGGGAATGCCATTAGCGAGCACCTGAGGAATTTCTGCCctgcagggctttttttttttttttttttttttttttttccctctcttccccccccccccctttttctggTGAGCTGGAGGGGGGAGAAAGCTAGCAGGGCAGCGGAGGGGTGGTGGGCGGGGGAGCTTTCCTTGGAAGAAGCCATATGTTGGCAGGACTAAAATCAAGGCATGACTTAAACAGCTTATCTTGCGAGAGAAGAACCCAACCCAAAAGCACACGAGCAGTCCAGGCTTCTTATATTTGAAGTCGGAGCTCAACCGCACGATTTATTTAAAccatctgacttttttttttttttccccccctcgTCCTTGGTCTGTAAGACTAACTGGGAGAAAACACTAAAACAAGCCAATTTAGAGCGAGCTTTggtgagtttttaaaaaaatcttcagagcACAGTTTACAATGTTAACTACTCTGCCTTGAGTCTGTTATTGATTTAAGGTCTTATTTCGCAGTGAAAGTTAATCTGACTCTGCTGTATTTGTCgtaagttttaattaaaatgccttttctaTTTGAAGTAGCTACAAAATGCAGTAGGAGATGGATTTGTACTCATGTATAGCCTCTTAACTGTCTTAAAATTGATATCTCAATACGTGTTTTTAATCTTAACACAATTTTCTCTGCAATTAGGGTGGTTGAAAGTCAGCCCCTAAAGCAAAAGATGATGTGTAATTCCTGAAGAATCCTGCTCTAATGCTTCATGACATCTTAACTCTTGCTTTGTATTAAGACTTTCTGGGTATGTTGGCACCTACCATCCTTCAAACAATTTATTTCCTGCATTtgagattaattttatttgctttgtctCTACCAGAAAAATGATACAGTTggtaaattttaataaaagagcttttcagtcAGCTATTGcacattttcaatatttatatttttaaacccACGGGgaaatggttttttttcttttttttcaggcttaAAACACAAAACTTGCAACTGTTAGGCTAAAAATGGACAGTGTTTATTTTGTCACGGCCttgtaacttttaaaagatGGGTGAATCCATAAACGTGACTGCTTTATGTAGCTTTTTTACTGCGTTCATAAAATGATTTGCTGCATCTTGCGCTAGGAGGGCTCTCAAAAGGAGTAGCAGCGCTGAATGTGGAGCTGTAAAACTGTCAGCTTTGAAGGGGTGTTTACTTAGTAAGTTGCATCTTTCACACATGTATTAGAAATACAATTTGGTAAACTAAGAGCTAAAATTGTCATTTTGTAGCCACCGGTCATGGAGGTTACTAGTAGCGTATAAACTTCTCTAGTGTTTGCAGTTCCCGGCCAAACGTTTTCATTTTGCGACTTGGAACAAAGCAGGTAATCCTGTTATGTTTGGACTTAAAACTAAGCGGTGCTTTGTGGAGCTGGTTGGTCTTCTGCTTATTTCAAACAACTTTGGTGCTTTGACAGTTTCAATTTATGTGATGTACTGCTTGTCCATAATtcctttaagaagaaaaagtgctCTTGTCATAGCTTAGTTGCTGATGGCAACGGTgcgttttttttcctgttgctatATTCCAAAAATTCCCTGTTCGTGAGTAGCGTTAAATGCTTCATGGCATGAattcttgaaaatttttttgttaaacatgATATTATATGCCCTAATCATAAACAGCGTGCTTTTGTTCCACCAAGGGAAAATAGACCACGAGCACAGTTCATGTAATTCAAATGCGCTGAAACCAAAAccctgctctttcttttttttttttaaaaaaaaaaaaaaaaaaaaaaaaaagcagttacaaGATTATCTTGTGGAGAAGGATTGATAACAGAGCGTAGCTAcagcagtaaaaagaaagaaacatttttgtttaatccCCTCTCCAAAATGAGAAGGAAGCCTTCAACTGGCTTGGTCTACATCACAGAAAAATCTGCAGCCATGTGAAGTAGCCTTAGAAACCTGTGACTGATACTTGGAACTATTTGGTTATTTAAAGCTAGACTTACAAATAGAAATACCAAGATGGAATCCACTGAATTACCTGTTTCAcactaaaactttttttttcctttttttctctaagcaATGGGAAAATAAGATGGAAGAGCTCTAGTAGAGAGAGGGTTTAATAATCCACACAAGGGCGAGTATGATGGCTTTGTTGCTTGGATTCATGTGATTTACGCCTGTGTGCTCTTCTGAGTGCTCATAGCTGGATGCGTTGGGATCTGCGCAAGGTGAAACGCGGCATGGCTGCGCATCCTGCTCGGATACTGCTGTGGTATTCCCAG is from Rhea pennata isolate bPtePen1 chromosome 24, bPtePen1.pri, whole genome shotgun sequence and encodes:
- the CHEK1 gene encoding serine/threonine-protein kinase Chk1; translation: MAVPFVADWDLVQTLGEGAYGEVQLAVNRRTEEAVAVKIVDMKRAADCPENIKKEICINKMLNHENVVRFYGHRREGATQYLFLEYCSGGELFDRIEPDVGMPEAEARRFFQQLIAGVVYLHSIGITHRDIKPENLLLDERDNLKISDFGLATVFKHNGRERRLNKMCGTLPYVAPELLRRADFRAEPVDVWACGIVLTAMLAGELPWDQPSDNCQEYSDWKEKKTYLSPWKKIDSAPLALLHKILAESPAARITVADIGKDRWYSRPAKRGGERAGGDSPGGGKRGRSETGSETLSEEKASYSTSQPEPGTGAALWDGGPAAIDKLVQGISFSQPACAEHMLVNSQLLGTPGSSQSPWQRLVKRMTRFFTKLDADCSYRTLREVCEKMGYGWKKSCTNQVTVSTTDRRNNKLIFKVNLVEMESKILVDFRLSKGDGLEFKRHFLKIKAKLGDVVSAHKVWVPPS